The genomic region GACCGTCTTTTGGAATGGCACCTGCAGGCACATGAACATGGATATCTATCTTCGAAAAATCCTTATCTATACCGTAGTCCTGTGCATGTGCCCTAATAAATCCAAGAGCAGCCTGCGCGGACTCTTTCATTACATCACCGAGACGTCCCGTCAGGATAAGCTTACCAGTTCCCGGCGTTACTATCGCCTCTACAAAAAGAACGTCTCCACCGGCGGCCGTCCAGGCAAGACCCGTAACAACTCCCACTTCATCCTCACCAAGTTCCATTTCAGGAATAAATTTCGGAGCGCCTAAAATCTCCTCCACACGCTTCTTTGTAATAACATACTTTTTCTCTTTTCCCTCACTTATCCAGAGGGCAACTTTTCTACAGACCGCTGCTATCTTCCTATCAAGGTTCCTCACACCAGCTTCTTTCGTGTAATGTCTTATTATGTGAATAACAGCATCGTCTCTAAACTGAATATCCTTTGTCGTCAAAGCGTGGTTTTTTATCTGCTTTGGAATTATGTACTTTTTGGCTATGTTAAGTTTTTCTTCTTCCGTGTACCCTGGAATATTTATAACCTCAAGTCTGTCGTAGAGAGGTTCCGGAATGGTATACGGTGTATTTGCAGTAGCTATAAAAAGTACCTCTGAAAGGTCAAAAGGCTGGTTTATATAGTTATCAACAAACTCTTTGTTCTGCTCAGGGTCAAGAACTTCAAGAAGTGCCGCCGCTGGATCACCCCTGAAATCAGAAGACATCTTATCTATCTCATCAAGGAGAATTACCGGATTTTTTGTTCCTGCTTTCCTCAATGCCTGAACAATCTTACCGGGCATAGCACCTACATAGGTTCTCCTGTGACCACGGATTTCCGCCTCATCTCTCACACCACCAAGAGATATCCTCACAAACTTCCTTCCCATAGCTCTTGCAATGGAACGGGCAAGAGATGTTTTACCAACACCTGGCGGTCCAACAAAACAAATGGTTGGCTGCTTCATAGAGTAAGACTTCTTCTTCCTCTTCTTCATAAGAGCTTTTACAGCAAGAAATTCAAGAATTCTATTCTTAACCTTCTCAAGGTCGTAGTGATCCTCATCAAGAATCTTCTTTGCCCTTTCAATATCAAGTTTATCTCTTGAACGTTTTGACCACGGAAGCTCAATCATCCACTCTATATAAGTTCTCAGAACGGCTGCTTCAGCAGATTCCGGATGCATTTTTTCAAGTCTTGAAAGCTCTTTTAAAACAGCTTCCTCAACCTCTTCAGGCATCTTTGCCTTTTTAATCTTTTTTCTGTACTCTTCTATCTCCTTACTCTTCTCTTCTTCTTCACCAAGCTCCTTCCTTATAGCTCTAAGCTGTTGCCTGAGGAAGTATTCCCTCTGCTCTTTTTCCATAGATTCCCGGGCTTTTGTCCTTATCAGTTCTTGAATCTCAAGGACTCTCATTTCGTGTTCAAGCTTCTTGCTTATCTTCTTGAGTCTCTCAACCGGATCAGTAGTAGAAAGAAGGTCTGCAGCCTCCGCGGTATTAAGCTCTATCTGTCCAGCAATGAGATCTGCAAGTCTGCCCGGGTCTTCAATACTCCTTAAAATCGCCACCATATCTGGTGGTATCTGCTTTCCAAGGGCGACAATCCTTTCTATCTGATCCTTTACAAGCTTTATAAGTGCTTCATCTTCTAATTTTTCCGCAACAAATTCTGGTTCTTCTATGTGTTCTACTTCCGCTTCAAAGTGGTCATCTACCACCTCAAGCTCTTTAAGTCTGGCTCTACCAAGGCCCTGAACCAGAATCTTTACTCTGCCGTCAGTCATCTTCATCGCTTTCAGGATAACGGCAACAGTACCTATATCATAAAGATCTTCTCTCTTTGGCTCTTCGATATCTTTATCTTTCTGCGTTGCAAGAAAAATAAGCTTATGCTCTTTTAAAGACTCCTCCACAGCCCTCAATGAAAAAGGTCTTCCAACAAAGAGAGGTGCTATCATCATGGGAAAAACTACAACATCCCTGAGAGGAAGCACCGGAAGCCTGTCAGGAAGCTTTGGCTCATTAACCGGCATAATTCCTTCAGCCATTCTTTTCACCTCTCTCTTTCAGTTTTTCTTCCATATAATTTATGATGGAATCTCTAAGGTCATCTCTCATGAGAGCAAAATCTATCGTTGCTTTCAAAAATCCAAGTTTTGAACCTGTATCGTATCTATTACCTTTCATTACCTTCGCATAAACAGCCTCTCTCATGGAAAGTCTCACTATAGCGTCGGTTAGCTGTATCTCGTTTCCCTTTCCTGGCGGAGTATACCTGAGCATATCAAAGATAGTTGGCGTCAGTATGTATCTTCCTGTAATAGCAAGGTTTGAGGGTGCTTCTGAAACTGCTGGTTTTTCAACAAGCTTGTCAATCTTAATTACATTTTCCTCAACTTCATGCCCGGAAACGATACCGTAATTTGAAACCTCCTCTTCTGGAACATGTTGAACACCAAGAACCGAACACCTATAACGGTCATAAGTTTCCATTAACTGTTTTATGGCAGGCGTTTCAGAAACCATTATGTCATCACCAAGAAGCACGGCGAACGGTTCATTTCCAACCGCTGGCTCTGCCGTCAAAATGGCATGTCCAAGTCCAAGAGGCTCTTTCTGTCTCACGTAAATTATCTCTGCAAGGTTAGTTATTTCTCTCACTATTTTAAGAAGTTCCGTCTTTCCTTTTTTTTCAAGGGCCGTTTCAAGCTCAAAATTACTATCAAAATGATCCTCTATAGCTCTCTTATGTTTACCCGTTACAAAAACAATCTGATTGATACCGGCCTTTACAGCTTCTTCAACAATGTATTGAATAACTGGTTTGTCAACCAGAGGAAGCATCTCCTTCGGCTGTGCCTTTGTAGCTGGAAGAAACCTCGTCCCAAGACCTGCAACAGGGATAACTGCCTTCCTTATCGCTGTCATTTTACCTCCCACTCAAACCGTCTGGCGAATATACATTTTAAATATCTTGACTCCGGTATTTGAAGAACAAACGGATGGTCTTTAGCCTGATAAGTTGTGTAAAGAACCCTGAGGGGCGTTCTCGTGTCAAGAGCTGCCGATAGCAAAATTTCCTCAAGTATAGGTGGAGTAATGTGGTGAGAACAGGAACAGACAACGATCTTTCCACCAGGTTTAAGCATTTTTAATCCTCTAAGGAACAATTCCTTGTAACCTCTCTTTGCCTGTTCTACCACAGTTCTGCTCTTAGCAAAGGCAGGGGGATCTATGACAATAGAATCGAACATTTCACCATCTTTCTGCATCTTCTTTAAGACTTTAAAACAGTCACCCTTCACAAAAGTGAATCTATTGACTACACCGTTTATCTCCGCATTTTCTTTCGCAAGCTCAAGTGCCATCTCAGAACTATCAACGGCAACAACACTTCCTGCCTTACCTATTACAGCTGCATGAATGCCGAATCCTCCCAAGTGGCAGAATGCATCAAGAACCCGATCACCTTCATCGACAAATTCCCTGGCAAAAAGTAGTTTATTTTCTCTCTGATCAAGAAAATATCCAGTTTTCTGACCGCCTATTATCTGAACGCGAAACTTTATCCCGTTTTCGAGTACCGTTACCTTTTCAGGAATTTCACCATAAAGTTTTTGCTCACACAGCGGAAGTCCCTCTAACTCCCTCGTCTGAACGGTTGACTTTTCGTAAATACCCTTCGGTTGTACAACTTCAACTAAAGCTTTCACTACCAGAGGCTTTAAAATTTCCATTCCAAGTGTTGTAAACTGAGCTACAAGATAGCCATCATAACTATCCACAACTAAGCCTGGAAGGTAATCAGCCTCAGAATGTATTAAACGAAACGCCGTAGTTTCATTAGTATCCGAAAGCAGTTTTTTTCTGTAGGCAAAAGCCTCCCGAATTCTCCTGACAAAGAACTCAAGGTCTATTTCCTCATCTTTCCTGTAAGTCAAAACTCTTATAGCTATGTAAGAATCCGGATTTATATATCCTTTGGCGAGAAATGCACCCTTATAATCCCTTACAATGCATATTTCACCGGGTTTTGGTCTCCTTGAAAAAGAGAGAATATCTTTCTTATATATCCAGGGATGAAAGCCCTTTATCCTCTTTTCTCTGCCTCTTTTTATTGAAACCTGTAACATAAACAAACCTCATTGGTAACTTGATGGATTTTGCAACAAACCTTTTAAAGGCTTCATGGTAACTTATGTTACCTGAAATTATATCAGTTGCTACAGTACGAATTTCATCACTCGTTTCCATAATTTTGAACATTGCACCTTTGAATCTAAAAAACAAACGTCTTAGAAAAAGTGCCCATTTAAAATCCGCAGCAAATTTATCAAGAAAACGTGCATAGACAACTAACGCCTCTTGTGGATTGTCGTAATATTTTAAAATACTTTCAGCAGCCCTTTTGCCGCTCAACGCGGCAAAATATATACCTTCACCGGTAAATGGGTCAACAAGAGACGCCGCGTCTCCCGTGAGAAATATCCTGCCTTTTCCAGGATACAATTGTCCATCAAAAACTGGAACAAACGCCCCACCCCTGGAAATCACTTTCCCTTTAATCCTATACTTTTCATTAAACTTCTTATTAACCACTTCCGGGTTTTTCATTTTAACAGTAGAAAAATCACCAAATCCCGTCGTGTAAAAATTTCCTTTCGGAAATATCCAGTAGTATCCTGAATTAAAGTCAGAAAAATCTATAATCGCTGATTCCTTTGTATCAGATTCAATATCCATTTCAAACGTTAAAGCTTTCTTTAAATTTATGCCACAAATTCTTGGCGTTAATCCGTTCACACCGTCACAACCTATAATGAAACGTGCTCTATAAAAACCCTTAGATGTTTCTATTCTATAGCCACCCTTCTCTTCTGTTATAGCCACTACCTTCTCACCGTCATGAACTGCAATACGAGAAATCTTAGAAAACAAAAAGTTGTCAAACTCTTCTCTATCTACAAACAGAACAAAAGGAACATCAGACACCGCTTCAAGAACTGACTCTTTGTTAACAAGATAGATTTTCGTTGCTTTTTTCCTGATTATAGGAGCAACTTCACCGAAAATATCTGTAATAAGGTGGTAACATTTTAATGTTAACCCACCACCGCACAACTTTTTCCTGGGAAAATTAAACGTATCAAAAGCAATAACTTTCAGGCCACTGCCCTCCAAAACTTTAGCAGCACAGCAGCCTGCTACACCAAGCCCTACAATAGCAACGTCGTAGGAATCGTTAATTTTTCCTCCCCTCTATCAAATTCCCCTATAGTCTGATATCAATTTAGCAAATTCACGGAAAAGGTACCTGGAATCGTGAGGACCAGGCGAACTCTCAGGGTGATACTGAACAGTAAAAAGTGGCTTTGACTTATGTTTCAAGCCTTCTACCGTTTTATCGTTAAGACTGTAATGGGTTACCTCAAGTTCGTCAGGAAGCGTTCTATCATCAACAGCAAAACCATGGTTCTGGGCCGTTATCTCTACTTTTCCATTTTTAAGATTTTTAACAGGCTGGTTGGCACCTCTATGTCCAAACTTTAATTTGTAAGTCTTAGCACCCAAAGCAAGAGCTGTAAGCTGGTGGCCAAGACAGATACCAAAAATTGGTTTTTTAAACGTTGCAATGAGGTAACGAATGGTCTCTATCGCATAATCAACAGCCGCCGGATCACCAGGACCACACGATAAGAATATGCCATCAGGATTATACTTAAGAATCTCTTCAGGAGGCGTACTCGCCGGAACAACCACAGGTTTAATACCCACATCCACCAAATTTCTAAGAATGTTCTTTCTTATACCAAAATCAAGAACTACAACGCTGTATTTAAAGTTTTTAACTTCTGAATAACCTTTCTTCTCTAACTTCCACGTTCCCTGACTCCACTCATAAGGCTCTTTACAAGTTACAACATCAACAAGGTTTTGACCTTCCATAGGAGGAATACTTTTGGCCTTTTCTACAAGGGATTCAGGATTTAGATCAACCGTAGAAATTACACCCCTCATCGTACCAACATCTCTCAATCTTTTAACCAGGGCTCTCGTATCTATCTCTGCAATTCCAACAACACCATATTTCCTGAGATAATCTTCAAATGAAAACTCTGCCCGCCAGTTAGAATAAATCTCAGAAATTTCTTTTACTACAAAACCTTCTGCCTGTGGCTTATCAGACTCAATGTCTTCACTGTTAGCACCGACGTTTCCTATCAAAGGACAGGTCATTGTTACTATCTGACCCTTAAAAGAAGGATCCGTCACTATTTCCTGATAACCTGTCATACTGGTCGTAAATACTACTTCACCAGACACCTCACCTTCTGCACCAAAATTAACTCCCTCAAAGTATGTCCCATCTTCAAGAGCAAGAATTGTCTTCTTTCTGTCTAACATAATCTCTCTCCGCAGCATAGATTATAATTGTCACAGTTAGTTTACCAAAATTTACGGAGGAACGATGAAGAAACTACTGCTCATAGTTGCACTTTTAACAGGACTGGCAGTTTACGGCTGTAATATAGAATCCAACAAACCTCTTATAGTTTCAAGTCTTCCGATATGGAAAAATGTTGCAGAATATTTAGCTGGCGGAGATTTCAAATACTATTCCATTTTAAAGGGAGGTGAATCCCCCCACGGATACGAAATGAAACCTTCAGACATCGCCAAGTTAAAAAAGGCAAAACTAATAGTAATTCATGGGCTGGGCCTTGACAATTGGATACTTAAAGGAATCGATAACAGGGAAAAGGTATTTAACATAGGAAAACTCCTCTCAAAAAAGTACCCTTTTATAAAAAAAGCCGGGTATCACATATGGACAAATCCAATTTTAATGGAAGACGTGTATTTCGAAATGGCTAATAAACTCAGCAAGTTCTACCCCGGAAAAAAAACATATTATGAAAAAAGGGCTGACGACTATAGTGCTATGATACAACAGTTAATTTCAAGAGTTAATGAATGCACGGCAAAATTGAAAAATAGAAAAGTTATTGCATTTCACCCCGTATGGGAACCTCTCTTTGAAACTATAAACATCAAATGCATAGGCTATATAGTTAACAATCCTGAAGAAGAACCTAAACCGGAAATCATAAAAGAACTTATCAAAAAAGGAAAAGAGGAAAATGTCAAAATTGTAATAGCCGAAAAGGGTGAACCTCAAACTCTTGTAAATGAAATAGCCTCTGAAATAGGTGCAAAAGTTATCGTGCTAAACCCAATTCCTGACAAAGATTATGTTATAGCTTTAAGTAACTGGTGCAATAAAATATGCACCGCTTTGAAGGAGGTAAACGAACAATGATTCTTATGATAGATAACTACGATTCTTTCACTTACAACATTGTTCAATACTTCGGGACGCTCGGTGCAGATATTACCGTTAAAAGAAACGACAAAATAACGATCGATGAAATTGAAACGTTTAAACCTGAAGCCATTGTAATTTCTCCAGGTCCCTGTACACCTAAAGAAGCGGGTATTTCTGTAGAGGTGATAAAAAGGTTTTCTGGTAAACTGCCGATTTTAGGTATCTGCCTTGGTCATCAATCAATAGGTTATGCATTCGGTGCAAAAATAATAAGAGCGAAGAAACTTATGCACGGCAAAGCTTCCCTGATAAAACATGATGAAAAATATCTTTTTGAAGGAATGAAAAATCCCTTTTCTGCCATTAGATATCACTCCCTTGTAATCGATAGGGGAACTCTCCCTGAAGATTTTATAGTAACGGCAGAAAGTGAAGATGACGGAGAAATTATGGGCATAAGGCACAAACAGTTCCCCTTATTTGGCGTTCAATTTCATCCTGAATCCATTCTTACAGAAGATGGCCTGAAAATCATAGAAAACTTTACTAAACAAATTTAAACGATGAAACTGTACTCCCACATAAAAAAGATTCCTGAGGACTTTGTCGTTGAAGAAGTTCCGGCCTTAAAAGTTGGAAGTGAAGGTGCCTTTGATGTTTTTATTCTTAAAAAGAGGAATGTATCTACTTTGGAAGCAGTCAGGATAATATCAAAACTCTTAAAACTTTCACTTAAATCCATAGGATTTGCAGGATTAAAGGATAAATATGCCGTAACGTCACAGTACATAACGGTGCCTTCAGGGAAAATCACCGAAGAAAAACTATCTTTTTACAACGACGGCAGATGGAGGGTCGGCAAAAGGCAATCTAATTCTTCCTTTGAAATCAAGTTTATTGGAAAATCTAAAAAACCCCTGACTATTGGAAATATCTACGGCAACAAATTTACAATAAAAATTAGAAATTTTGAAAAATCAATGAGGGAAAAATTTTACAGAAACCTTCAAACAGTTAAACTGTACGGATTCCCAAATTATTTTGGAGAACAAAGGTTTGGAAGCGTTAAAAGCAGAGACGACTTCGTTCTAAGGTACATTTTAAAGGGTGACTTTGTGAAGGCTTTAAAGGTTTATTTCTTAGGAAGAGAAAAAATAGATATGCTCACAGATTGGCAGGACATATATAAAGTACTAAAGCCAACACTTGAAGAGTATGAAAAAGATCTACTAAGAGGACTACTAAAAGGGCTTCCTGCAGAAAAAGCTTTCCGAATCCTTCCAAAAAATATAAGAATTATGTTTAACTTCGCTTTTCAAAGCTACCTTTTTAACCGCATTCTTGGCGAATACATATTGAATAAATATCCATACAGACAAGTTCCCTTCATAAACAATTGGAAACTTTACTTTTACTTAGAAGTTACCGACTTTGAATATTTCAAAAACCTGCAGATACCTTATACCGGAAAGGATTTACCGCCGGAAGATTCTCTCCTTAAAAAAGTAATGAAAAAAGTATTTAAAGAAGAAAAAGTTAACTCTTCTGTATTTGACATGGAAATTGCCGGAATGAAAGTAATGACTGATGGTCAAAGAAAAGCTGTTGTTATTCCGGAAAATTTCAAAATAGTTTCAAAAACAAAAAAGGATGTTACCATACAATTTATCTTACCACCGGGAAGCTACGCTACAATTCTTTTGAGAGCACTCCTCTCTGTGTGAGGTGTAAAATGGTCTCCATAGGCTATCTTGAAGTAGAACTTTACATACCCCACAGCCACTCTTTAAAAGAGAAAAGAATGGTAGTCAAACGAATCAAAGAAAGAGTTAAAAATAAGTTTAACGTTGCCATCTGCGAAGCAGAAGCACATGACAAATGGCAAACTGCCGTAATCGCCATTGTATCGGTCTCGACATCATCAAAAAAAGTTGATGAAACACTTGAAAAGGTTGTTGGATTTATAGAAAAACTCTACCCTGGCATGATAAAAAGCTACCACAAAGAACTGATTTAAAATAAGGGGGAAAAATTCCCCCAATTACCATTCTATAGACAATGCACCGGTATACCGCCTATCAGCATCCTGACCTGCATAAGCTCCAACTTCCTCAGCATAAGTGGCAAATTGAAGGTTAAATACTCCTAATCTGAAATCTGTACCAAAGGTAGGATACCCTTCGTACAATCCACCCCTTACTACCCAAGATGTAAACCTATTATCCCAGACCTTTATCTCTGCACCTACCCTTATCCTCTTTCCCCAATCATCATCAACGCCATTGTTATGGGTCACATCAACAATATCAAGAGCAAATACAGGCTCTTTAAAAAATCCCCCAAATCCATTAAACTCCGGCTTGAGTGCGAAACCAAGGTTTACACTCATTGGAATCTTCCCTGCATCTCCAAAGTCAAGATCACCAATATTCAATACAGAAAGTCCTATTTGAGGATGGAGTACGTTATCAGGCATCGGTGCATATTCCAAACCAAAATCAAAAGAAAAACCATTCCCAGTTTCAAGATAATTATCTTTAATGTAATCACTCAAATCATCACTGTTAGCAACAATTTCAGAGGTTGTAAACGTATGATCAACACTTTGAGCGTAGAAGAACTTAGCACCTACACCAACTTTTAACCTGCTATCCATGAACTTTCTCGAATATCCTCCTATGATACCACCATAGGCGTGCTGATGAACCTCTATTAAACCATCTGTACCTGCACCTTCATGAGTCGCAAAATTCGCCTGAACATTTCCCACAAGTGTAAATCCAAAGCTGGATGTTTCACCGCCCTTCACAATCCCAAGGGCCATAGTCTCCACATCAAAATGGAAATTTTCGCCAAGATACTCAAGAATCAAGTCGTTAAGTGCTGTAAGCTGTTCAGTATCATTATCTATATCTAAAACATCCTG from Desulfurobacterium sp. TC5-1 harbors:
- the lon gene encoding endopeptidase La; this encodes MAEGIMPVNEPKLPDRLPVLPLRDVVVFPMMIAPLFVGRPFSLRAVEESLKEHKLIFLATQKDKDIEEPKREDLYDIGTVAVILKAMKMTDGRVKILVQGLGRARLKELEVVDDHFEAEVEHIEEPEFVAEKLEDEALIKLVKDQIERIVALGKQIPPDMVAILRSIEDPGRLADLIAGQIELNTAEAADLLSTTDPVERLKKISKKLEHEMRVLEIQELIRTKARESMEKEQREYFLRQQLRAIRKELGEEEEKSKEIEEYRKKIKKAKMPEEVEEAVLKELSRLEKMHPESAEAAVLRTYIEWMIELPWSKRSRDKLDIERAKKILDEDHYDLEKVKNRILEFLAVKALMKKRKKKSYSMKQPTICFVGPPGVGKTSLARSIARAMGRKFVRISLGGVRDEAEIRGHRRTYVGAMPGKIVQALRKAGTKNPVILLDEIDKMSSDFRGDPAAALLEVLDPEQNKEFVDNYINQPFDLSEVLFIATANTPYTIPEPLYDRLEVINIPGYTEEEKLNIAKKYIIPKQIKNHALTTKDIQFRDDAVIHIIRHYTKEAGVRNLDRKIAAVCRKVALWISEGKEKKYVITKKRVEEILGAPKFIPEMELGEDEVGVVTGLAWTAAGGDVLFVEAIVTPGTGKLILTGRLGDVMKESAQAALGFIRAHAQDYGIDKDFSKIDIHVHVPAGAIPKDGPSAGITIATAMLSALTGRKVRKDVAMTGEITLGGKVLPVGGLKEKILAALRYGVKTVIIPAKNRAEVMEELPEDAKKQLKLLFVDRVEKVFETAIHKSKTKKHRKTATVK
- the galU gene encoding UTP--glucose-1-phosphate uridylyltransferase GalU, whose protein sequence is MTAIRKAVIPVAGLGTRFLPATKAQPKEMLPLVDKPVIQYIVEEAVKAGINQIVFVTGKHKRAIEDHFDSNFELETALEKKGKTELLKIVREITNLAEIIYVRQKEPLGLGHAILTAEPAVGNEPFAVLLGDDIMVSETPAIKQLMETYDRYRCSVLGVQHVPEEEVSNYGIVSGHEVEENVIKIDKLVEKPAVSEAPSNLAITGRYILTPTIFDMLRYTPPGKGNEIQLTDAIVRLSMREAVYAKVMKGNRYDTGSKLGFLKATIDFALMRDDLRDSIINYMEEKLKERGEKNG
- a CDS encoding class I SAM-dependent rRNA methyltransferase; this encodes MLQVSIKRGREKRIKGFHPWIYKKDILSFSRRPKPGEICIVRDYKGAFLAKGYINPDSYIAIRVLTYRKDEEIDLEFFVRRIREAFAYRKKLLSDTNETTAFRLIHSEADYLPGLVVDSYDGYLVAQFTTLGMEILKPLVVKALVEVVQPKGIYEKSTVQTRELEGLPLCEQKLYGEIPEKVTVLENGIKFRVQIIGGQKTGYFLDQRENKLLFAREFVDEGDRVLDAFCHLGGFGIHAAVIGKAGSVVAVDSSEMALELAKENAEINGVVNRFTFVKGDCFKVLKKMQKDGEMFDSIVIDPPAFAKSRTVVEQAKRGYKELFLRGLKMLKPGGKIVVCSCSHHITPPILEEILLSAALDTRTPLRVLYTTYQAKDHPFVLQIPESRYLKCIFARRFEWEVK
- a CDS encoding NAD(P)/FAD-dependent oxidoreductase, producing MNDSYDVAIVGLGVAGCCAAKVLEGSGLKVIAFDTFNFPRKKLCGGGLTLKCYHLITDIFGEVAPIIRKKATKIYLVNKESVLEAVSDVPFVLFVDREEFDNFLFSKISRIAVHDGEKVVAITEEKGGYRIETSKGFYRARFIIGCDGVNGLTPRICGINLKKALTFEMDIESDTKESAIIDFSDFNSGYYWIFPKGNFYTTGFGDFSTVKMKNPEVVNKKFNEKYRIKGKVISRGGAFVPVFDGQLYPGKGRIFLTGDAASLVDPFTGEGIYFAALSGKRAAESILKYYDNPQEALVVYARFLDKFAADFKWALFLRRLFFRFKGAMFKIMETSDEIRTVATDIISGNISYHEAFKRFVAKSIKLPMRFVYVTGFNKKRQRKEDKGLSSLDI
- the carA gene encoding glutamine-hydrolyzing carbamoyl-phosphate synthase small subunit, whose product is MLDRKKTILALEDGTYFEGVNFGAEGEVSGEVVFTTSMTGYQEIVTDPSFKGQIVTMTCPLIGNVGANSEDIESDKPQAEGFVVKEISEIYSNWRAEFSFEDYLRKYGVVGIAEIDTRALVKRLRDVGTMRGVISTVDLNPESLVEKAKSIPPMEGQNLVDVVTCKEPYEWSQGTWKLEKKGYSEVKNFKYSVVVLDFGIRKNILRNLVDVGIKPVVVPASTPPEEILKYNPDGIFLSCGPGDPAAVDYAIETIRYLIATFKKPIFGICLGHQLTALALGAKTYKLKFGHRGANQPVKNLKNGKVEITAQNHGFAVDDRTLPDELEVTHYSLNDKTVEGLKHKSKPLFTVQYHPESSPGPHDSRYLFREFAKLISDYRGI
- a CDS encoding metal ABC transporter substrate-binding protein, which translates into the protein MKKLLLIVALLTGLAVYGCNIESNKPLIVSSLPIWKNVAEYLAGGDFKYYSILKGGESPHGYEMKPSDIAKLKKAKLIVIHGLGLDNWILKGIDNREKVFNIGKLLSKKYPFIKKAGYHIWTNPILMEDVYFEMANKLSKFYPGKKTYYEKRADDYSAMIQQLISRVNECTAKLKNRKVIAFHPVWEPLFETINIKCIGYIVNNPEEEPKPEIIKELIKKGKEENVKIVIAEKGEPQTLVNEIASEIGAKVIVLNPIPDKDYVIALSNWCNKICTALKEVNEQ
- a CDS encoding aminodeoxychorismate/anthranilate synthase component II — translated: MILMIDNYDSFTYNIVQYFGTLGADITVKRNDKITIDEIETFKPEAIVISPGPCTPKEAGISVEVIKRFSGKLPILGICLGHQSIGYAFGAKIIRAKKLMHGKASLIKHDEKYLFEGMKNPFSAIRYHSLVIDRGTLPEDFIVTAESEDDGEIMGIRHKQFPLFGVQFHPESILTEDGLKIIENFTKQI
- the truD gene encoding tRNA pseudouridine(13) synthase TruD, translated to MKLYSHIKKIPEDFVVEEVPALKVGSEGAFDVFILKKRNVSTLEAVRIISKLLKLSLKSIGFAGLKDKYAVTSQYITVPSGKITEEKLSFYNDGRWRVGKRQSNSSFEIKFIGKSKKPLTIGNIYGNKFTIKIRNFEKSMREKFYRNLQTVKLYGFPNYFGEQRFGSVKSRDDFVLRYILKGDFVKALKVYFLGREKIDMLTDWQDIYKVLKPTLEEYEKDLLRGLLKGLPAEKAFRILPKNIRIMFNFAFQSYLFNRILGEYILNKYPYRQVPFINNWKLYFYLEVTDFEYFKNLQIPYTGKDLPPEDSLLKKVMKKVFKEEKVNSSVFDMEIAGMKVMTDGQRKAVVIPENFKIVSKTKKDVTIQFILPPGSYATILLRALLSV
- a CDS encoding DUF503 domain-containing protein, which produces MVSIGYLEVELYIPHSHSLKEKRMVVKRIKERVKNKFNVAICEAEAHDKWQTAVIAIVSVSTSSKKVDETLEKVVGFIEKLYPGMIKSYHKELI